A part of Streptomyces sp. DSM 40750 genomic DNA contains:
- a CDS encoding outer membrane protein assembly factor BamB family protein, translating to MWAAHGRGGGYASITTAVGDVFVAVQGNMLVATSADGAARWTYPGVAPLPTPVERAGVLYLRSGGELHAIDGKGLRLWKLPVGTQGGNGNSPVVGNGRLYTVTSDGIAAVDLGS from the coding sequence GTGTGGGCCGCTCACGGCCGGGGCGGCGGCTACGCCTCGATCACGACCGCCGTCGGGGACGTCTTCGTCGCGGTGCAGGGAAACATGCTGGTGGCGACCAGCGCCGACGGCGCGGCCCGGTGGACGTACCCCGGCGTCGCCCCGCTCCCCACCCCGGTGGAGCGTGCCGGCGTCCTCTATCTGCGGTCGGGCGGTGAGCTGCACGCGATCGACGGCAAGGGCCTGCGACTGTGGAAGCTCCCGGTCGGCACCCAGGGCGGCAACGGCAACAGCCCGGTGGTCGGCAACGGCAGGCTCTACACCGTCACCTCCGACGGCATCGCGGCCGTCGACCTCGGCTCCTGA
- a CDS encoding glycerate kinase family protein, whose product MLNRVAVAPSGFKESLSAEAAADAIAEGVRRVVPDAEVDLIPLVDGGEGTAAALAASTGGRLVSLLATGPVGEPVDTHFGLLGSHDPAMAQTAVVEMAAVAGLTLVPRALRDPGATTTYGVGELIRAALDTGVRRVLIGCGDSGTSDGGAGALQALGARLLDAEGCELAPGGRALTRLDRIDPSGLDPRLKDAELLVACNPFNVLCGERGVARVFGPQKGATPEQVEELSAGLENWAYVLTRDLRDSAPTGTDLHDGPGTDVRPASVTDLRHGPGTGASGGLGAGLAAVGARLLPRFEVLLSHLDLDARLARADLVITAEGALDHQTPRGKVPAEVARRAKLHGRPVLALAGTLGEGAHEVPGVDACTGILPAPMALAEALVRASELLTDATERALRMMVLGARVTAGIRS is encoded by the coding sequence ATGCTGAACCGAGTCGCCGTAGCCCCCAGTGGCTTCAAGGAGTCCCTGTCCGCCGAGGCCGCCGCCGACGCCATCGCGGAGGGCGTCCGCCGGGTCGTGCCCGACGCCGAGGTGGACCTCATCCCCCTGGTGGACGGCGGCGAGGGCACGGCCGCCGCGCTGGCCGCCTCCACCGGGGGCCGCCTGGTCTCCCTGCTCGCCACTGGCCCGGTCGGCGAGCCGGTGGACACCCACTTCGGCCTCCTCGGCTCCCACGACCCGGCCATGGCGCAGACGGCCGTGGTGGAGATGGCGGCCGTCGCGGGCCTCACCCTCGTCCCGCGCGCCCTCCGCGATCCCGGCGCCACCACCACGTACGGCGTCGGCGAGCTGATCCGTGCCGCGCTCGACACAGGCGTACGGCGCGTCCTGATCGGCTGCGGCGACTCCGGCACCTCGGACGGCGGGGCCGGCGCCCTCCAGGCGCTGGGCGCGCGCCTCCTGGACGCGGAGGGCTGCGAACTCGCGCCGGGGGGAAGGGCGTTGACTCGCCTGGACCGTATCGACCCGTCCGGCCTGGACCCCCGTCTCAAGGACGCGGAACTGCTGGTCGCCTGCAACCCGTTCAACGTGCTGTGCGGCGAGCGGGGCGTCGCACGCGTCTTCGGCCCGCAGAAGGGGGCGACGCCGGAACAGGTCGAGGAGTTGTCGGCCGGCCTGGAGAACTGGGCGTACGTCCTCACGCGGGACCTGCGCGACTCCGCCCCCACCGGCACGGACCTCCACGACGGCCCGGGTACGGACGTCCGTCCCGCCTCCGTCACCGACCTCCGGCACGGCCCCGGCACCGGCGCCTCCGGCGGTCTCGGTGCCGGGCTGGCCGCTGTGGGGGCCCGGCTGCTCCCCCGCTTCGAGGTGCTGCTGAGCCATCTGGACCTCGACGCCCGGCTCGCCCGCGCCGACCTGGTCATCACGGCCGAGGGCGCCCTCGACCACCAGACCCCCCGCGGCAAGGTCCCCGCCGAGGTGGCCCGCCGCGCCAAGCTGCACGGCCGCCCGGTCCTCGCCCTCGCGGGCACCCTGGGCGAGGGCGCGCACGAGGTGCCGGGCGTGGACGCCTGCACCGGCATCCTGCCCGCCCCGATGGCCCTCGCCGAGGCCTTGGTCCGCGCCAGCGAACTCCTCACGGACGCCACGGAACGGGCGCTGCGGATGATGGTGCTGGGCGCACGGGTGACAGCGGGGATCAGGAGCTGA